Proteins co-encoded in one Archangium lipolyticum genomic window:
- a CDS encoding alanine/glycine:cation symporter family protein: MLPEPIRHAIDVASNAVWGPWTMALLLGTGVFLTVRLRFVQVARFRDALRAMVPTQASGAGSLSPFQAFMTALAASIGTGNIAGVATAIVSGGPGALFWIWVYGFFATSIKFCEAVLGIRYRQVHGERLSAGPMHYLKDGLGSPKLAWLYALIAGVAALTTTPFTQPNSMAVVLQSQFSIPPLASGIAIAVLTWLVVIGGVKSIGRAAERLAPLKVGLYLAGGLVVILTHAARLPEVFALVFREAFSMHAAGGGAAGVGMMVAMRYGIARGIYANEAGYGTAAVAYGTARTDAPVQQGLQAVMEVFIVSCVTSTISALVILASGAWTSGLTSTAVVAQAFNTAMPTVGGWIVAFCAFLFGYTTLIGWAYYGEQFLEYAIGLRVTVPYRWLYCGLVVFGAMGKVETIWAWGDLMNGLQVFPNLVGLIGLSGVAASTLRQPRPQQAEPSTPLA; the protein is encoded by the coding sequence ATGCTGCCCGAACCCATCCGCCACGCGATCGACGTAGCCAGCAACGCCGTCTGGGGACCCTGGACCATGGCCCTCCTGCTCGGGACTGGCGTGTTCCTGACGGTGCGGCTCCGGTTCGTCCAGGTGGCGCGCTTCCGGGACGCGCTGCGCGCCATGGTGCCCACGCAGGCGAGCGGCGCCGGATCGCTGAGTCCCTTCCAGGCGTTCATGACCGCGCTCGCGGCGTCCATCGGCACCGGCAACATCGCGGGCGTGGCCACGGCCATCGTGAGCGGCGGACCGGGGGCGCTGTTCTGGATCTGGGTATATGGATTCTTCGCCACGTCCATCAAGTTCTGCGAGGCGGTGCTGGGCATCCGCTACCGCCAGGTTCACGGGGAGCGGCTGTCCGCGGGCCCGATGCACTACCTGAAGGACGGACTGGGCTCGCCGAAGCTGGCGTGGCTCTACGCGCTCATCGCGGGCGTGGCCGCGCTCACGACGACGCCCTTCACCCAGCCCAACTCCATGGCCGTGGTGCTGCAGAGCCAGTTCTCGATTCCGCCCCTGGCCTCGGGCATCGCCATCGCCGTGCTCACGTGGCTGGTGGTCATCGGCGGCGTGAAGAGCATCGGCCGCGCGGCCGAGCGCCTCGCTCCGCTGAAGGTGGGCCTCTACCTGGCCGGCGGGCTCGTGGTCATCCTCACGCACGCGGCGCGGCTGCCCGAGGTGTTCGCGCTCGTCTTCCGCGAGGCCTTCTCCATGCATGCGGCCGGAGGTGGCGCCGCCGGAGTGGGGATGATGGTGGCCATGCGCTACGGCATCGCCCGGGGCATCTACGCCAACGAGGCGGGGTATGGCACCGCGGCGGTGGCCTATGGCACGGCGCGCACCGACGCCCCCGTCCAGCAGGGGCTCCAGGCGGTGATGGAGGTGTTCATCGTCTCGTGCGTCACCTCGACCATCAGCGCGCTGGTGATCCTGGCGAGCGGCGCGTGGACGTCCGGGCTCACGAGCACGGCCGTGGTGGCCCAGGCCTTCAACACCGCCATGCCCACCGTGGGCGGGTGGATCGTCGCGTTCTGCGCCTTCCTGTTCGGCTACACCACGCTGATTGGCTGGGCCTACTACGGCGAGCAGTTCCTCGAGTATGCCATTGGTCTGCGCGTCACCGTGCCCTACCGGTGGCTCTACTGCGGATTGGTCGTCTTCGGAGCCATGGGCAAGGTGGAGACCATCTGGGCCTGGGGCGACCTGATGAATGGCTTGCAGGTGTTCCCCAACCTCGTGGGGTTGATTGGCTTGAGCGGCGTGGCGGCATCGACGCTGCGCCAGCCCAGGCCGCAACAGGCAGAGCCCAGCACGCCCCTGGCCTGA
- a CDS encoding AAA family ATPase — translation MLERLELHHVGPAPKLEFDFAPRLNLLTGDNGLGKTFILDVAWWALTRSWASSPALPHRGQGIRPTISFRYRSKTTAVDYSSEYDFQQQAWTPKRGRPGNPGLVLYARVDGSFSVWDPARNYWKNAPTLGVNAPDRPLAYHFTPSQVWDGLQPDGKVLCNGLIRDWASWQGRNNEPYLQLLKVLEVLSPSDEERIVPGELTRISLEDVRDMPTLRTAYGQEVPVVHASAGVKRIIALAYLLVWTWQEHIQASRLLNQDVTRQIIFLIDEVEAHLHPRWQRTILRSLLSVMEALTGADDVEIQVVAVTHSPLLLASLEPLFDPQRDALWHMQLVNGEVTLERETWRRRGDANSWLISDVFALGEPRSLEAEQALQRAEDLMRRQDVQRTEFDEAQQKLRESLPDVDPFWVQWRFWARQSGLEK, via the coding sequence ATGCTCGAACGGCTGGAGCTCCATCACGTCGGACCGGCACCGAAGTTGGAATTCGACTTCGCGCCCCGGCTGAATCTGCTCACGGGTGACAATGGGCTCGGGAAGACGTTCATCCTGGACGTCGCCTGGTGGGCGCTGACCCGCTCCTGGGCCAGTTCCCCCGCGCTGCCCCACCGTGGACAGGGTATCCGTCCCACCATCTCCTTCCGGTACAGGAGCAAGACCACCGCTGTCGACTACTCCAGCGAATACGACTTTCAGCAGCAGGCCTGGACGCCCAAGCGAGGGCGGCCCGGCAACCCAGGACTGGTTCTCTATGCCCGCGTGGATGGCTCTTTCTCGGTCTGGGATCCGGCGCGCAACTACTGGAAGAACGCACCTACCCTGGGAGTGAACGCTCCGGACCGACCCCTCGCCTATCACTTCACGCCCTCTCAGGTCTGGGATGGACTGCAGCCAGACGGCAAGGTTCTTTGCAATGGCCTGATCCGGGACTGGGCCTCCTGGCAGGGTCGCAACAACGAGCCCTACCTGCAGCTCTTGAAGGTGCTGGAAGTCCTCTCTCCCTCCGATGAGGAACGCATCGTTCCAGGAGAGCTCACCCGAATCAGCCTGGAAGACGTACGCGACATGCCGACGCTCCGGACGGCCTATGGTCAGGAAGTGCCGGTGGTGCATGCCTCCGCGGGGGTCAAGCGCATCATCGCTCTTGCCTACCTGCTCGTGTGGACCTGGCAGGAGCACATCCAGGCGAGTCGTCTGCTCAATCAGGACGTGACCCGGCAGATCATCTTCCTGATCGACGAGGTCGAAGCGCACCTGCATCCGCGCTGGCAACGGACCATCCTGCGCTCGCTGCTGAGCGTGATGGAGGCCCTCACGGGCGCTGATGATGTGGAGATCCAGGTTGTCGCCGTGACCCACTCACCGCTCCTACTCGCCTCGCTGGAACCGCTGTTCGATCCCCAGCGAGACGCGCTCTGGCATATGCAATTGGTCAACGGTGAGGTGACCCTGGAGCGGGAGACCTGGCGGCGGCGCGGCGACGCGAACTCCTGGCTCATCTCCGACGTGTTCGCACTGGGTGAGCCCCGCTCCCTGGAGGCGGAGCAGGCCCTCCAGAGGGCCGAAGACCTGATGCGCCGCCAGGACGTCCAACGCACGGAGTTCGACGAGGCCCAACAGAAGCTGCGGGAGAGTCTTCCGGACGTCGATCCGTTCTGGGTGCAGTGGCGGTTCTGGGCGAGGCAGTCGGGACTCGAGAAATGA
- a CDS encoding DUF819 family protein, translated as MTEPLVQSPMAVLTVLLAVLALLFLAERHPVGARVFRVLPILVLVYFIPTLLSNTGVIPTKSDLYGFVSAYLLPTSLVLQVLSMDLKAIARLGRNAVVLFLAGTAGIIIGGPLAYLLLGHWMPAELGEQAWKGLAALSGSWIGGSANFVAIGQSIGTREDTLSMMVVVDVGVSNMWTAVLLYFAGRERQMDERMGADRRAIDVVREQVERFHASVLRPASLSDLVWILTLGFGTTVACTALAKQLPDIGTIITGFTWVVILVTTVGAALSFTPLRNLEGAGASRIGALFLYVLVMTIGAKADFRRLLDAPAMVAVGVVWMAVHAGFILGARRLLRAPIFFAAVGSQANVGGAASASVVAAAFHPALAPVGVMLAVAGYVLGTYGGLLCAVLLEQVYRLLH; from the coding sequence ATGACGGAGCCGCTCGTCCAGAGCCCGATGGCGGTGCTCACGGTGCTGCTGGCCGTGCTGGCGCTGCTGTTCCTCGCGGAGCGACACCCGGTGGGCGCGCGGGTCTTCAGGGTCCTGCCCATCCTCGTCCTCGTCTACTTCATCCCCACGCTGCTCTCGAACACGGGCGTCATCCCCACGAAGTCGGACCTCTACGGCTTCGTGTCGGCGTACCTGCTGCCGACGAGCCTGGTGCTCCAGGTGCTGTCGATGGACTTGAAGGCCATCGCGCGGTTGGGGCGCAACGCGGTGGTGCTGTTCCTGGCGGGGACGGCGGGCATCATCATCGGCGGGCCGCTCGCGTACTTGCTGCTGGGCCACTGGATGCCGGCGGAGCTCGGTGAACAGGCGTGGAAGGGGCTGGCGGCGCTGAGTGGCTCGTGGATTGGCGGCAGCGCGAACTTCGTGGCCATCGGGCAGAGCATCGGGACGCGGGAAGACACGCTGAGCATGATGGTGGTGGTGGACGTGGGCGTGTCGAACATGTGGACGGCGGTGCTGCTCTACTTCGCGGGCCGCGAGCGGCAGATGGACGAGCGCATGGGCGCGGACCGGCGAGCCATCGACGTGGTGCGCGAGCAGGTGGAGCGCTTCCACGCCTCGGTGCTGCGGCCCGCGAGCCTGTCGGACCTGGTGTGGATCCTCACCCTCGGGTTTGGCACCACGGTGGCGTGCACGGCGCTCGCGAAGCAGTTGCCGGACATCGGCACCATCATCACGGGCTTCACCTGGGTGGTCATCCTGGTGACGACGGTGGGGGCGGCGCTCTCGTTCACCCCGCTGCGCAACCTGGAGGGGGCCGGGGCGAGCCGCATCGGCGCGCTGTTCCTCTACGTGCTGGTGATGACCATTGGCGCCAAGGCGGACTTCCGGCGGCTGCTGGACGCGCCCGCGATGGTGGCGGTGGGCGTGGTGTGGATGGCGGTGCACGCGGGCTTCATCCTGGGGGCACGGCGGCTGCTGCGGGCGCCCATCTTCTTCGCGGCGGTGGGCTCGCAGGCCAACGTGGGCGGAGCGGCCTCCGCGTCGGTAGTGGCGGCGGCCTTCCATCCGGCGCTCGCGCCCGTGGGGGTGATGCTGGCGGTGGCCGGCTACGTGCTGGGCACCTACGGCGGGCTGCTGTGCGCGGTGCTGCTGGAGCAGGTGTACCGGCTCCTCCACTGA
- a CDS encoding dipeptide epimerase, which produces MSLPLTVRTIELPLRHAWTISRGTSTSKRNVLVELREGALVGRGEAAPNVRYGESAETVTEALQKLAPVLEGADLRHFRVLSERIEQALPGNHAAKAALDIALYDLAGKRLGAPLYRMLGLDAARMPLTSFSIGIDDPETLVRKVREAEPYPVLKVKLGAQSVRETFGAVRAATPKTVRVDANEAWGPEEALKHIEWLAGQGVELVEQPLPAADTEGAKWLRQRSPLPLVADEAVMMAVDVPKLAEGYHGINVKLQKCGGIREALRIIETARSCGLKVMLGCMVETSLGIAAAAHLGPLVDWLDLDGNLLISADPFRGHPVEQGYIRLGDGPGLGVEPQGSP; this is translated from the coding sequence ATGTCGCTCCCGCTCACCGTCCGAACCATCGAGCTGCCCCTCCGCCACGCGTGGACCATCTCGCGAGGGACCAGCACCTCGAAGCGCAACGTCCTCGTGGAGCTTCGCGAGGGAGCCCTGGTGGGCCGGGGCGAGGCCGCTCCGAACGTGCGCTACGGCGAGTCCGCGGAGACGGTGACCGAGGCGCTCCAGAAGCTGGCTCCCGTGCTCGAGGGGGCGGACCTGCGTCACTTCCGCGTGCTCTCGGAGCGCATCGAGCAGGCCCTGCCGGGAAACCACGCGGCGAAGGCGGCGCTGGACATCGCGCTGTACGATCTCGCGGGCAAGCGGCTCGGGGCGCCGCTCTACCGGATGCTGGGCCTGGACGCGGCGCGGATGCCCCTCACGTCGTTCTCCATCGGCATCGACGACCCGGAGACGCTGGTGCGCAAGGTGCGTGAGGCGGAGCCGTACCCCGTGCTCAAGGTGAAGCTGGGCGCACAGTCGGTGCGAGAGACGTTCGGCGCGGTGCGGGCCGCCACGCCCAAGACGGTGCGGGTGGACGCCAACGAGGCCTGGGGCCCCGAGGAGGCGCTGAAGCACATCGAGTGGCTGGCGGGGCAGGGGGTGGAGCTGGTGGAGCAGCCGCTGCCGGCGGCGGACACGGAGGGAGCGAAGTGGCTGCGCCAGCGCTCGCCGCTGCCGCTGGTGGCGGACGAGGCGGTGATGATGGCGGTGGACGTGCCGAAGCTGGCCGAGGGCTACCACGGCATCAACGTCAAGTTGCAGAAGTGCGGAGGCATCCGCGAGGCGCTGCGCATCATCGAGACGGCGCGCTCCTGCGGGCTGAAGGTGATGTTGGGGTGCATGGTGGAGACGTCGTTGGGCATCGCGGCGGCGGCGCACCTGGGGCCGCTGGTGGACTGGCTGGACCTGGACGGCAACCTGCTCATCTCGGCGGACCCCTTCCGCGGGCACCCCGTGGAGCAGGGCTACATCCGCCTGGGTGACGGGCCCGGGCTGGGCGTGGAGCCCCAGGGCTCTCCATGA
- a CDS encoding M20/M25/M40 family metallo-hydrolase — MRPLLFVLALLALPGCGHAAGPSRSTPPRAAGEMRTLLAELIAVDTSNPPGNEAAAAQVAARWLREAGIESQLAEPVPGRAHLIARLKGSGRARPVLVLAHLDTVPARREEWASDPWTLTERDGFLYGRGVQDNKGMVAASVLALRRLKREGTKLSRDVVLVLSADEEVGSNAGIGWLLEHHPELREAELALNEGGLTELSEDRARVRFVSLQAAERVSRNVVLKATGPGGHSSVPPAAPNPMVRLAAAVARVGALTFPTRLTPVTRLNVEGRVKVTGGELGQALQRLAATPDAPPQEAVDTIARLEPALAAVLRTTCVPTVFNAGTRPNVIPATAEATINCRLLPDEDIQAVRARLVAAVDDPDIQVQLDMKPPDSPASPVGDNAMFRATRSAAARVWPGAPVFPRMSTGTTESTALRRAGIHAYGIDLFALTPDDARTAHAPNERIPVASLQPGAEFVYQLLSELAK; from the coding sequence ATGCGCCCCCTGCTCTTCGTTCTCGCCCTCCTGGCACTGCCGGGTTGCGGCCACGCCGCCGGCCCGTCCCGGAGCACTCCGCCCCGCGCCGCCGGGGAGATGCGCACGCTGCTCGCCGAGCTCATCGCCGTGGACACCTCCAATCCCCCGGGCAACGAGGCCGCCGCCGCCCAGGTGGCCGCGCGGTGGTTGCGCGAGGCCGGCATCGAGTCCCAGCTCGCCGAGCCCGTTCCCGGACGCGCCCACCTCATCGCCCGGCTGAAGGGCAGCGGCCGCGCACGCCCCGTGCTGGTGCTCGCCCACCTCGACACGGTCCCCGCCCGGCGCGAGGAGTGGGCGTCCGACCCGTGGACGCTCACCGAGCGCGATGGCTTCCTCTACGGACGCGGCGTCCAGGACAACAAGGGCATGGTGGCGGCCAGCGTGCTCGCGCTGCGGCGGCTGAAACGCGAGGGGACGAAGCTCTCGCGCGACGTGGTGCTCGTGCTCAGCGCGGACGAGGAGGTGGGCTCCAACGCGGGCATCGGCTGGCTGCTGGAGCACCATCCCGAGCTGCGCGAGGCGGAGCTCGCCCTCAACGAGGGAGGCCTCACGGAGCTGTCCGAGGATCGCGCCCGCGTGCGCTTCGTCAGCCTCCAGGCCGCGGAGCGCGTGTCGCGCAACGTGGTGCTCAAGGCCACCGGGCCCGGCGGCCACTCCTCGGTGCCTCCGGCCGCGCCCAACCCCATGGTGCGCCTGGCCGCGGCGGTGGCCCGCGTCGGAGCCCTCACCTTCCCCACCCGGCTCACGCCCGTGACCCGGTTGAACGTGGAGGGCCGCGTGAAGGTGACGGGCGGTGAGCTGGGCCAGGCCCTTCAACGGCTCGCGGCCACCCCGGACGCTCCGCCCCAGGAGGCGGTGGACACCATCGCCCGGCTGGAGCCGGCCCTCGCGGCCGTGCTGCGCACCACCTGCGTGCCCACCGTCTTCAACGCCGGCACCCGGCCCAACGTCATCCCCGCCACCGCCGAGGCCACCATCAACTGCCGGCTGCTCCCGGACGAGGACATCCAGGCCGTCCGCGCCCGGCTCGTCGCGGCCGTGGACGACCCGGACATCCAGGTGCAGCTGGACATGAAGCCTCCGGACTCGCCCGCCTCGCCCGTGGGAGACAACGCGATGTTCCGCGCCACCCGGTCCGCCGCCGCCCGCGTGTGGCCCGGCGCCCCCGTCTTCCCCCGCATGTCCACCGGCACCACCGAGTCCACCGCGCTGCGCCGCGCCGGCATCCACGCCTACGGCATCGACCTCTTCGCCCTCACGCCGGACGACGCCCGGACGGCCCACGCGCCCAACGAGCGCATCCCGGTGGCCTCGCTCCAGCCCGGCGCCGAGTTCGTCTACCAGCTGCTCTCCGAGCTGGCGAAGTGA
- a CDS encoding C39 family peptidase: MARIWRKSARARDFERFTRQGTALTPEGALELDAATARSAPDPFPSHVPPDTTTPPAPGSYVFGSALSEELSVPAGFDNVVPSFDALTPPGTWVRLTLAARVEGQWTKDYDFGVWAFDPGTVVRHSKDRQEDAQGRVLTDTLALKKKADALRMTVWLFSTRPGVSPRVRALSAAMTDTTRTAADEASDQRAWGTVLDVPGRSQMLYPPDGGAWCSPTSTSMILAYWAKKLGRDELVVPVPVAAEYIHDRVYGGTGNWPFNTAYASALGDGALHALVARFDSFAQVERLVSEGIPVSISIAYEPGELTGSPITRSDGHLIVVKGFTPSGDVVCNDPAFPNDETVHVTYKRQELLRAWNHSRRAAYVVWPAGTELPSGALTFVN; the protein is encoded by the coding sequence GTGGCGAGAATCTGGAGAAAGAGCGCGCGGGCGCGTGACTTCGAGCGCTTCACCCGCCAGGGCACCGCGCTCACCCCGGAGGGAGCGCTGGAGCTCGACGCGGCGACGGCCCGCTCCGCGCCCGACCCGTTCCCCTCGCACGTACCGCCCGACACCACGACGCCTCCCGCCCCGGGCAGCTACGTCTTCGGCAGCGCCCTCTCGGAGGAGCTCTCCGTCCCCGCCGGCTTCGACAACGTGGTGCCCTCCTTCGACGCGCTCACTCCGCCCGGCACCTGGGTGCGGCTGACGCTCGCCGCACGCGTGGAGGGCCAGTGGACGAAGGACTACGACTTCGGCGTCTGGGCCTTCGACCCGGGTACCGTCGTGCGCCACAGCAAGGATCGCCAGGAGGACGCGCAGGGCCGCGTCCTCACCGACACCCTCGCCCTGAAGAAGAAGGCGGACGCGCTGCGCATGACGGTGTGGCTCTTCTCCACCAGGCCCGGCGTGAGCCCCCGCGTCCGCGCGCTCTCGGCGGCGATGACCGATACGACCCGCACCGCCGCGGACGAAGCCTCGGACCAGCGCGCCTGGGGAACGGTGCTGGACGTGCCCGGTCGCTCGCAGATGCTCTACCCGCCGGATGGCGGCGCCTGGTGCTCGCCCACCTCGACCTCGATGATCCTCGCGTACTGGGCGAAGAAGCTGGGCCGCGACGAGCTCGTGGTCCCGGTGCCGGTGGCGGCCGAGTACATCCATGACCGTGTCTATGGAGGCACCGGCAACTGGCCCTTCAACACCGCCTACGCCTCCGCGCTGGGAGACGGCGCCCTGCACGCCCTGGTGGCGCGCTTCGACTCGTTCGCGCAGGTGGAGCGGCTCGTCTCCGAGGGCATCCCCGTCAGCATCAGCATCGCCTACGAGCCAGGGGAGCTGACCGGCTCGCCCATCACCCGCTCGGACGGGCACCTCATCGTGGTGAAGGGGTTCACCCCCTCGGGAGACGTCGTCTGCAACGACCCCGCCTTCCCCAACGACGAGACGGTGCACGTGACGTACAAGCGCCAAGAGCTGCTGCGAGCGTGGAATCACTCCCGGCGCGCGGCCTACGTCGTGTGGCCCGCGGGCACCGAGCTGCCCTCCGGCGCGCTCACCTTCGTGAATTGA